The Tolypothrix sp. PCC 7712 region TTAAGGCTGGGAAGGTTTAATTATGCCTATTAAATATCAGTTTACCATAATATAAACTCATTTATAGATAATATCAAATATCAGATATATGGCGATTATTTACTTTTATCTACAGCATATTGCAAGTTGGTAATTACAGATAATTGTAGGGGCACAACAATGTTGTACCCATATCGGCATACCTCATTTAGCTGAAATATGCTGTAAACATGTAATTATCAATTTTATGTTTTTATTTTCCATTATTATCACTCTTTATAAACACATTATTGTATTAATCAACTTTTGAATACTGTCCTTTGTACCATCATCTATTACCTCACTAACTTTGTTCTTGGTAAACGCATTTATCAAAAGTAATTTAGGCTAGGAAAACGTTTATTGTCACTTCGTTTAAACCTCTGTTTTTCTGCATCTATGGTGTGAATAAGCAAAGCAAGCGAAGGGTTGTTGGCACAACCCCTTTCTTGCTTTGCGTCTTTATCTATCCTGATTCCTCTCCCCTCTTCCTGTCAGTCGGCAAAGTCGGCTCATGAAGTCTGCAAAGTCGGATAATTAAATCAGCGATCGCACACTGCGGTAGCTTATCCATAAAGCCAGACAAACCAGGGAAGTAGTGTTTTGTGCTAGAGCGATCACACTGTGGTGAAAATGGCTTTGATGAAAGAAAGGCGATCACGCTCTGGGATAAGTAGGGCGATCGCTCCTTGGTGAAAAGGCTTGAATTCAAGATGAGGGGTGATCGCTAAAAAACCTGTTGCGGATTGGACTGGCTGATGGTAAATGTACTACGATACTATCTGAATATTTATTTCGTAGACACTGCCTTCATCGTTATTGCTGACTAGATAAGTAAAATAACCTGCATTGTGACTTTCCGGTATGGTTAGGTATCCGAGTTTGTCATCCGAGCTTATCGAGTCATAGTCCCACAATTCTATTGTGGTTCCATTTTCGGGGATTTGGTAACTATAACCTGTCTCTTTTGTTTGCTGCGAATTGATTTCTTTGTATTTTCCTGAATTCGGCCAAATTTTCTTGCTGTCCACTTTTATATACAGATCATCGGCTCCTGCAAAAAAGTGATCGAGTCCTTCGATAACCTGCACTCCTGCACCTGCGCCACCAACAGCAGCAACTCCAGTAGCAGCAATAAGTAGACCACCAGTCACAGTAGCACCTGCAACAGCCGCAGCACCACCTGCTAGACCACCAATTGTACCAAATATGCCTCTTGCAAAGTCGTCAATTCCTGACGATGGTTTGATACACTTTACACTGACAAGGTTTAAAGTTTTTTTCGTAAGCCTGTCTACTCGGATTGATGATGTGATGTCATTAAAATCTGAGCCTACGAAAGGAGTATCACTGGTAAAGCTCTTAGAACGACCAGAAAATCCAGGATTTTCATAAAGAATGACCTTAAACCCGTTAGTGATTTTCAACGAACTCAGTTGATCATTACCGATTGTCAAGTTAGAGACATCATAACTTCCCTCGTCAAGTTCCTGACTGAGTCCGCTATAGTTTGCATCACGGTAAATTACTACCTTGAATGACATATCTTAATACTCCTAATGTTTGATAACTGGTACTGATTCTCTACATTTTTGAGATGCTTCAGAAGGCAATTTCTGAATTATTGGTATTGAGCTAACTAAATTAGCTGAATTTTGTTTTTTTTGCGGGTAGTTGACAAAGGATAAGGAGGTTTTCTTCCTTTCGCTTGTCTATTTATAAGACGGTTCCAGTAATTAATTTATGAATTTTTCGAGTTAGATGCTTTTTACTCAAACACTATAATTACTAGAATACCGATTCACTAATAAAAGACGAGACTGAAAACCCCTGTTTTAACTTCTCTTACAACAAAATATTCCTGAGTAAGACAAAGATTTGTCAAAGAAGGGATGGAATCAGCCTGTTTGTCGACGAGAGCAAAAAACTTCGTTCCCAAATAATTGATGGAGAAAAAGAAGCCTATCTAATTGCGATAGCTTATAGTAAAGCCCCAACAGGAAAGCGCAATCGGACGCTTCAAATGCTTGCAGACAAATGATAGAACTCAACTATGTTGAACAAGTATATACTGAAACTATCAGAAAAGCATTAAAAAAACAAACTCAAACCCTAGCTCAATGAATCTTGGGTAATTCCACCTGAAGCAACCGCAGAATTTGTTTGCTGTATGGAAGATATTTTAGATGTTTACAAGCGTCCTTATGACGAAAAAAATCCTGGCAGAAATTGAGTTTAGTGTCTTAATCGTCGTATTCCTGACCAAGATACTCTCAAATTAGAAATTGCTGCTTGGTCACAACAGAGAAAAAACAAAAGTTAATTGGCGATTTACCACAGCAGATGCTCGTATCAAATTGAAGCGACTTTATCCCTCAATTCAAACTTGATGATCTACTACCTCTCTATCATTTTCATTTTTAAATATTGAGAGCTTATATTCAGATTCCTCAGATGGATTTATCTCATATCCGTCCTTGAGAAAGTAGAACTTATCATTATCTAACAATACCCACTCCCTTATTAATTCAATTCAGAAAGCCTCAAGCGTGAATTCTTCATTTTCGACTAAACCGATTACCGCTTTTACTTAATTTTTCAGGCTAGAGGCTTTCTTCTCAATACAAAGGAGGAGAGCGGGACGATCGCACAAACATAAATTCTCGCCCCACTTTCCCCACCTGATACTGTTGTTGCGTCCACAGCACCGCCTCAACCCACCAACAAGCATCACTTTTTACCTCTAACTTCTCCTCAGAAGTCGCCCCAAGCATCACCGACTCAAACTGCTGCACATCATGCGCTACCTCCTGAGCTTTCTCACTCCCAACAATCTCCTCTTCCTCCACCGTAACTGCAAGTACCGTCTCCCCTACTCTCGCTTCAACTACCCCATTCCCCTCGGACATCTCCACTATTTCCGACTTTGTTGCAGTCGCTGTCACAGATTTATCCCTATCCATTCCCTCCTCCCCGATAAAATATCCCTTCAACTCCTCACGCAGAATAGCCCGCGCCTGGGAGATGCGCTTACAGACATTTTGGTAAGAAATTCCCTGCTGTTCTACTATTTCCTGATGTGAAAGTTCTTGATAAAAGTGCAGAATAAACGTCTCGCGCAGCCTTGTCGGTAAGTTATCAATAGCACGACGAATCACCATCTTTCTCTCGTCAGTGTCCATCACACTTTCTGGGGTATTCTCAAACGCAACCAGTCCTTGCTCCTCACCAGAGGCGTAAATTTCTATATCCTCAACTCGATTCGCACCCCGAGTGCGTTCTCGAAGAATATCCACGCAGAGATTACGAGTCAGCGTCACGAGCCAAGCCTTAAAATTAGAAATTTCCTCTGCATACTTTTGCGCCTTCTTCCAAGCTTTCAGCATCGCCCGACTGAGCGCATCTTCAGCATCAATTGAGTCACCCATCCACTTAACGCAGCAACGATAAAGATAATCTTGATACTGTTGCCATTGCTGCCAAAAAGTCATACTGACATCATCAGAACTACTACGCTCTGATGAGGAGACGACTGCTAGAGAAACTACCATAATGTGACACTCAACAATCTAATTAATTTGATTGCAATTCGATTTCAAACGTCTATCGTATAAAAAATTACTCACTCTTTCATCGCAA contains the following coding sequences:
- a CDS encoding RNA polymerase sigma factor; the protein is MVVSLAVVSSSERSSSDDVSMTFWQQWQQYQDYLYRCCVKWMGDSIDAEDALSRAMLKAWKKAQKYAEEISNFKAWLVTLTRNLCVDILRERTRGANRVEDIEIYASGEEQGLVAFENTPESVMDTDERKMVIRRAIDNLPTRLRETFILHFYQELSHQEIVEQQGISYQNVCKRISQARAILREELKGYFIGEEGMDRDKSVTATATKSEIVEMSEGNGVVEARVGETVLAVTVEEEEIVGSEKAQEVAHDVQQFESVMLGATSEEKLEVKSDACWWVEAVLWTQQQYQVGKVGREFMFVRSSRSPPLY